A portion of the Leptospira kobayashii genome contains these proteins:
- a CDS encoding heavy-metal-associated domain-containing protein, whose amino-acid sequence MKELYKIEGMTCNHCLMTVKKTFEGKGILASPNLEDRTVEVNSSLSEADWKQIHDLLAEEGYELGEKV is encoded by the coding sequence ATGAAAGAACTATATAAAATCGAAGGTATGACCTGTAACCACTGTTTGATGACAGTCAAAAAAACATTTGAGGGCAAAGGAATTCTTGCAAGTCCCAATCTGGAAGACCGAACCGTCGAAGTGAATTCTTCCTTAAGCGAGGCGGATTGGAAACAAATCCACGATCTTCTTGCGGAAGAAGGTTATGAATTGGGGGAAAAAGTCTAA
- a CDS encoding peroxiredoxin has translation MTLRLGDEAPNFQAETSEGSIDFHQYLGTSWGILFSHPKDYTPVCTTELGYVAKIKPEFEKRNVKVLALSVDPVDSHKGWISDINETQKTTVNYPIIADSDKKVSNLYDMIHPNASETTTVRSVFVIGPDKKVKLTLTYPASTGRNFDELLRVIDSLQLTSVYSVATPANWKDGEDTIIVPSVSDEDAKKKFPKGFRIVKPYLRYTPQPNK, from the coding sequence ATGACACTCAGACTTGGCGACGAAGCACCTAATTTTCAAGCCGAAACCTCAGAAGGTTCTATCGACTTCCACCAATACCTTGGCACTAGCTGGGGAATCCTCTTCTCTCACCCTAAAGATTATACCCCGGTATGTACAACCGAACTCGGTTATGTTGCAAAAATCAAACCTGAGTTTGAAAAACGCAATGTGAAAGTTTTAGCTCTTTCCGTTGACCCGGTGGATTCTCACAAAGGTTGGATTTCCGATATCAACGAAACCCAAAAAACGACTGTAAACTACCCTATCATCGCGGATTCGGATAAAAAAGTTTCCAATCTTTACGATATGATCCACCCGAATGCAAGCGAAACTACGACTGTTCGTTCCGTATTTGTAATCGGCCCAGACAAAAAAGTAAAATTGACTTTGACTTATCCTGCTTCCACAGGAAGAAATTTCGACGAGCTTTTGCGTGTAATCGATTCTCTCCAACTAACATCTGTTTATAGCGTAGCAACGCCTGCAAACTGGAAAGACGGAGAAGATACGATCATCGTTCCTTCCGTATCCGATGAAGATGCTAAGAAAAAATTTCCAAAAGGTTTCAGAATCGTAAAACCTTATTTGCGTTACACTCCGCAACCAAACAAATAA
- the sthA gene encoding Si-specific NAD(P)(+) transhydrogenase — translation MSINRFDIIAIGGGPAAQKAAIQATKMGKKAALIEKDPYLGGGCVHWGTIPSKSLQETSRFYRNLHLSTVHGLRTPQVNQLSLQELMHRASTVIEKEEDVTREQMIQNRVTTFTGWGKILDQNHVEVTDASGRKKVLETDYILIATGSSPRRPANENIPFEDGLIYDSDGLFSIANMPSSIAVVGAGIIGSEYATIFSHIGIKVHLFDSQDRILGFLDREISESMSQYMKNAGIEIYTGRSITKYDKLTDGKGIELTTDKGDVIQVNQVLISRGRVGNVENLGLETLGVEVNDRKQIVVNENYQTKVPNVYACGDVIGFPSLASVSMYQGQYVAKHIFGGAPHPVTAEEFPIGIYTLPEIATIGPTEEALKERGVDYGVGIARFDTITRAQISGDQDGMVKILYDKPTRKVLGVHIISDKATELIALGQCIVSLKAPIEYFTEHIFNYPTMIGAYKNAAFHALQKEN, via the coding sequence ATGTCCATTAACCGGTTTGATATCATTGCCATCGGCGGCGGCCCGGCAGCTCAAAAAGCTGCCATCCAAGCAACTAAAATGGGGAAAAAAGCTGCCCTCATTGAAAAAGATCCTTATCTGGGAGGAGGTTGTGTGCATTGGGGCACGATTCCTTCCAAATCTTTGCAGGAAACCAGCCGGTTTTATCGCAATTTACATTTATCTACCGTGCACGGACTACGCACTCCCCAGGTGAACCAACTCAGTTTACAGGAGTTAATGCATCGTGCATCCACTGTGATTGAAAAAGAAGAAGATGTGACCCGCGAACAGATGATCCAAAACCGGGTTACCACTTTCACCGGATGGGGTAAAATTCTGGATCAAAATCATGTTGAAGTAACAGATGCTAGTGGGCGGAAAAAAGTCCTCGAAACGGATTACATACTGATAGCAACCGGTAGTTCCCCCAGACGTCCCGCAAATGAGAATATACCTTTCGAAGACGGACTCATTTATGACAGCGACGGATTGTTTTCCATTGCGAATATGCCTTCTTCCATTGCAGTCGTAGGAGCGGGTATTATCGGATCCGAATACGCCACTATTTTTTCCCATATAGGAATCAAAGTTCATCTGTTCGATTCCCAGGACAGGATACTCGGATTTTTGGATCGTGAGATTTCGGAATCGATGTCCCAATATATGAAAAATGCGGGAATAGAAATTTATACGGGACGTTCCATTACAAAATACGATAAACTGACTGATGGTAAAGGAATCGAACTTACAACTGACAAGGGTGATGTGATCCAGGTCAACCAAGTACTGATTTCACGCGGAAGAGTGGGGAATGTGGAAAACCTAGGACTAGAAACACTCGGTGTGGAAGTCAACGACAGAAAACAAATCGTCGTAAACGAGAATTATCAAACCAAGGTTCCTAATGTGTATGCCTGCGGAGACGTGATCGGCTTTCCAAGTCTCGCATCCGTTTCCATGTACCAAGGACAATACGTCGCAAAACATATATTTGGCGGAGCACCTCATCCGGTGACCGCGGAAGAGTTCCCGATCGGAATTTATACTTTACCTGAAATCGCAACCATCGGTCCCACGGAAGAAGCGTTAAAGGAAAGAGGTGTGGATTATGGTGTGGGAATCGCTCGTTTCGATACGATTACCCGTGCTCAGATCAGCGGAGATCAGGACGGAATGGTAAAAATCCTATATGATAAACCTACTAGAAAGGTTTTGGGAGTTCATATCATTTCAGACAAAGCAACCGAACTGATCGCCCTCGGCCAATGCATCGTGAGCTTGAAAGCTCCCATTGAGTACTTTACCGAACATATTTTCAATTATCCTACTATGATCGGCGCCTACAAAAATGCGGCATTTCATGCACTGCAGAAAGAAAATTAA
- a CDS encoding HAMP domain-containing protein produces the protein MSSDNKDNKKAFRFRYIIDKEFQFKFLLHYSLLFISGVTVTLGFLYWLNKSKFDGGAVFRLRQDAQIVYWKVENDDAAAGEEKFKYVPREIYLPNYDHQLNMYTIQFDAVVTLSVLYLALITIFSVFKSHKMAGPIYSIKRSLQKIASGDPIEKIRIRKDDEFQELVDVLNEVIHKRLAILGKDIDKK, from the coding sequence ATGTCCAGCGACAATAAAGACAACAAAAAAGCCTTCCGATTTCGTTATATTATTGATAAAGAATTTCAATTTAAGTTTTTGCTTCATTATTCTTTGTTGTTTATCTCCGGAGTGACGGTCACTTTAGGATTTCTCTACTGGCTCAACAAATCGAAGTTTGACGGTGGTGCGGTTTTCCGATTGAGACAAGATGCACAGATTGTATATTGGAAAGTCGAAAATGACGATGCCGCTGCCGGAGAAGAAAAATTCAAATACGTTCCCAGGGAAATTTATCTACCGAATTACGATCATCAATTGAATATGTATACGATTCAATTCGACGCAGTCGTGACTCTTTCCGTTTTATATTTGGCATTGATCACTATTTTCTCCGTTTTCAAATCTCATAAGATGGCGGGACCGATTTACAGTATCAAACGATCTCTGCAGAAGATTGCTTCCGGGGATCCTATTGAAAAGATCCGAATCAGAAAAGACGATGAATTTCAGGAGCTTGTGGATGTCCTGAACGAAGTGATCCACAAACGTTTGGCGATCCTAGGCAAAGATATCGACAAAAAATAA
- a CDS encoding RNA polymerase sigma factor: protein MSQIYEKNHKRIYDFLYKYTQNADTAMDLMQDSFLSFHKHYSDSGLTEEKSLMVLYTIARNLSINYAKKFSTTKEIYSEDIDLHSHNPRLEKQAEYQDLEDRLYSFLGELKEDERSAILLKNVEGFQLTQIAEILNVSVSTASRLVIRATEKVTAIALRENLVPD, encoded by the coding sequence ATGAGTCAAATTTACGAAAAAAATCATAAAAGGATTTATGATTTTCTCTACAAATATACTCAAAATGCGGATACGGCAATGGATTTGATGCAAGACAGTTTCTTGAGCTTTCATAAACATTACAGTGATTCTGGTCTCACGGAAGAGAAATCCCTTATGGTTTTGTACACCATAGCCCGCAATCTTTCCATCAATTACGCTAAAAAATTTTCCACTACGAAAGAAATTTATTCGGAAGATATCGATCTCCACAGTCACAATCCCCGCTTGGAAAAACAAGCCGAGTATCAGGATTTAGAGGACAGATTGTACAGTTTTCTCGGAGAACTGAAAGAAGACGAAAGAAGTGCTATTTTATTAAAGAACGTAGAAGGCTTCCAACTCACTCAGATTGCGGAGATTTTGAATGTCTCCGTTTCCACTGCTTCCCGTTTGGTTATACGTGCTACAGAGAAAGTTACTGCCATAGCTTTAAGAGAAAATTTGGTACCGGATTAA
- a CDS encoding integrase core domain-containing protein — MKRKKKIFHTRPWDRLKLVILSYFFPGWESSLILVSPNTLLSWREQKFKDFWTIVTNKRKAGGRPNTPWRIIKLVRRFAKENPLWGATKIHGIIIKLGHLISEKSVSKYIKTLRKTPNPRKRLSWTNFLALHSDSMIVSDLFTVFSYNFREIYKVIFFMDLETRQILHFDIRVKTSTRWVRKVIKVALRKKNSKNISYVLTDNDTLFGKRFSRYLERLGIKHKKTAIRSPWQNGHAERFVKTCKEEFLDYFIPLNEYHLRVKLEEFIYFYNHNRTHLALEKETPIPSPILYKPKDGNYELVSHPVLGGLYHTYSWKKVA; from the coding sequence ATGAAACGAAAGAAAAAGATCTTTCATACAAGACCTTGGGACCGATTAAAGCTTGTTATTTTATCTTATTTTTTCCCAGGTTGGGAATCTTCCTTAATTTTAGTTTCTCCCAATACTCTATTGTCTTGGAGGGAACAGAAATTCAAAGATTTTTGGACGATTGTTACGAATAAAAGAAAGGCCGGCGGAAGACCTAATACTCCCTGGAGAATTATCAAACTTGTTCGTAGGTTTGCAAAAGAAAATCCCCTGTGGGGTGCTACGAAAATTCATGGAATCATCATTAAGCTTGGGCATTTGATCTCGGAAAAATCAGTTTCCAAGTATATCAAAACTCTTCGCAAAACACCTAACCCGAGAAAAAGGCTTTCCTGGACTAACTTTCTTGCGCTTCATTCCGACTCTATGATCGTTTCCGATCTATTTACGGTTTTCTCTTATAACTTTAGGGAGATATATAAAGTTATATTTTTTATGGATCTAGAAACGAGGCAAATTCTTCATTTCGACATTAGAGTAAAAACTTCTACCAGATGGGTTAGAAAAGTAATCAAAGTCGCGCTCAGAAAGAAAAATTCTAAAAATATTTCTTATGTTCTTACGGATAACGATACGTTATTCGGTAAGAGATTCTCCCGTTATTTGGAAAGACTGGGGATCAAACATAAAAAAACAGCCATCCGGTCGCCTTGGCAGAACGGTCATGCGGAAAGATTTGTCAAAACCTGTAAGGAAGAATTTTTGGATTATTTCATCCCACTCAATGAATATCATCTTAGAGTAAAGTTGGAAGAGTTCATTTACTTTTACAATCATAACAGAACGCATCTTGCTTTGGAAAAAGAAACCCCTATTCCTTCTCCCATTCTTTATAAGCCGAAAGATGGCAATTATGAATTGGTATCTCATCCTGTTTTAGGCGGGCTTTATCATACTTATTCTTGGAAGAAAGTGGCCTAA
- a CDS encoding FecR family protein, with amino-acid sequence MKKDLDPNKLKQLESRLAHLSKSTLNREFLSWEELSKKEPKFPDLYMPPKTGQVVVFPGKFKWALGVGGTALFATAASLLFVFFLKDSSSGTDNPSEMAKGAASPPVLFSELLGEIQTSKGNNFLLHLGETVQIALKKGDKIRPGDKILTAENGSVDLDFENKTWIRVASASLVQLTDLKKSDSSAIQTIGIEKGKVLATVGKLKKDSVFQVVSGSYSTIVRGTTFSVSVDENGKQTVSVREGSVEVKNNSQNSEESIYLESLKQVSVSSDKAESVISLGSKEEKELKALHTQVDLARENKLYEEYSRLELVRLEDGTELHGVILGQTDTHLQFEGTDGKIEIPIVKIVETEKIR; translated from the coding sequence ATGAAAAAAGATCTAGACCCAAACAAGTTAAAGCAACTGGAAAGTCGGTTGGCTCATCTTTCAAAATCAACTTTGAATCGGGAGTTTCTTTCCTGGGAAGAGCTTTCCAAGAAAGAACCTAAGTTTCCCGACCTGTACATGCCGCCTAAGACAGGTCAAGTGGTCGTCTTTCCCGGAAAATTCAAATGGGCTTTGGGAGTAGGTGGAACTGCCTTGTTTGCAACAGCAGCTTCTTTATTATTTGTATTCTTTTTGAAAGATTCTTCTTCAGGCACGGATAATCCGTCCGAAATGGCCAAAGGGGCCGCATCCCCTCCTGTTTTGTTTTCCGAATTATTGGGCGAGATTCAAACATCAAAAGGAAACAATTTTCTTTTGCATTTGGGTGAAACCGTACAGATTGCACTGAAAAAAGGGGATAAAATCCGACCGGGAGACAAAATTCTGACTGCGGAAAACGGCTCCGTTGATCTTGATTTTGAAAATAAAACCTGGATTCGGGTTGCTTCGGCCTCTCTTGTTCAACTAACAGATCTTAAGAAATCCGATTCTTCCGCCATTCAAACCATCGGAATTGAGAAAGGAAAGGTTCTTGCTACCGTTGGAAAGCTGAAAAAAGATTCTGTGTTTCAAGTCGTATCCGGTTCCTATTCTACGATCGTTCGGGGAACCACATTCAGCGTTTCCGTCGATGAAAACGGAAAACAAACCGTTTCCGTTCGGGAAGGTTCTGTTGAAGTTAAGAATAATTCACAAAACTCCGAAGAAAGTATTTATTTAGAATCTTTAAAACAAGTTTCCGTTTCTTCCGACAAAGCGGAGTCAGTGATTTCCCTAGGATCAAAGGAAGAAAAAGAACTGAAAGCGCTGCACACTCAAGTAGACCTTGCTCGTGAAAACAAACTATATGAAGAGTATTCCAGATTGGAATTGGTTAGATTAGAGGATGGAACCGAGCTCCATGGTGTCATTTTAGGCCAAACGGATACTCACCTCCAATTTGAAGGAACCGACGGAAAGATCGAAATCCCCATTGTGAAGATTGTTGAAACGGAAAAAATTAGATAA
- a CDS encoding PIG-L family deacetylase, with amino-acid sequence MKALKIILSSLLVLLLVGLAAVYFFVRSLFQEPSAVEVASLNDSLKSKRILGVFAHPDDEQLVNSVFVRAKKSDPSSFTALVTATKGEAGHQVPVVARQKDLGFIRKAEALKNGYAMGIDEQEVWDYPDGGVPEVSLEELKAKVKQAMETYRPEILLTFWPESGATGHKDHRRMGLAASEVAKEFKSLIQNKGTYHGPRYIAYVITPRNAFRTLGGEIGKFVAENQPAPTHSLRSETESKLKGWEIHASQGDYVREAYGIPARVLYMIWDKEYYYITDLDSGK; translated from the coding sequence ATGAAAGCTTTAAAAATCATTCTTTCTTCCTTATTGGTTTTGTTATTGGTCGGATTGGCGGCTGTCTATTTTTTCGTTCGCTCTTTGTTCCAGGAACCGAGCGCTGTGGAAGTGGCATCTCTCAATGACTCCTTGAAATCGAAGCGGATTTTGGGAGTTTTTGCCCACCCCGACGATGAACAGTTGGTAAACAGTGTATTTGTCAGAGCTAAAAAATCAGATCCAAGCTCCTTTACCGCACTTGTCACTGCTACCAAAGGAGAGGCAGGTCATCAGGTTCCGGTGGTAGCAAGGCAAAAGGATTTGGGTTTCATCAGAAAGGCAGAAGCACTTAAAAACGGTTATGCGATGGGAATTGATGAACAAGAAGTCTGGGATTACCCGGACGGAGGAGTTCCTGAAGTATCTCTCGAAGAATTAAAGGCAAAAGTAAAACAGGCAATGGAAACCTATCGTCCTGAAATTTTGCTTACGTTCTGGCCGGAAAGCGGCGCAACAGGCCATAAGGATCATAGAAGAATGGGACTTGCGGCAAGTGAAGTGGCGAAAGAATTCAAATCACTGATTCAAAACAAAGGGACTTACCATGGACCCCGTTATATCGCATATGTAATCACTCCGCGGAACGCCTTTCGGACATTAGGTGGAGAGATAGGAAAGTTCGTAGCTGAGAACCAACCGGCTCCTACACATTCTTTGAGAAGTGAAACGGAATCCAAATTGAAAGGTTGGGAAATCCATGCATCTCAGGGAGATTATGTAAGGGAAGCCTACGGAATTCCAGCAAGGGTTTTGTACATGATTTGGGACAAAGAGTATTATTACATTACAGATTTGGATTCTGGTAAATAA